In Sphingobacterium sp. SYP-B4668, the sequence CTTGCGGACCTTACTGCTAGCAATATTAACGCACACTATGCTACCGGCTCCCGATCCTTTACCGAGACCTTACGCAAGATCTTGGGCAGAGATTCCGCCAGTCTACTTAAATACTTTATGTCCTACGGCGATGTCGAACCCAATAGTATCGATGTACTTCTTATGGACGAAGCACATAGGATACGCGAGCGGACCGGTTATCCTTTCAAATCGACAGGACGTCTGCAAGTAGAGGATCTACTTCGTGCCGCACGCGTTTCAGTATTCTTTATAGACGATTTTCAGGCAGTACGAAGAGGTGAGATAGGTCAGTCTATCTTTATTCGCCAACAGGCCGAAAAGATGGGTTGTACCGTTTTAGAGTACAATCTCGAATCGCAGTTCCGCAATGGCGGGTCAGAGAAATATAGCCAATGGATAGACCATACCCTACATATCCGAGAGACAGCCACCACAGAATGGAAACAAGAAGACAATTTCGAGTTTCAGATTATGGACAGTCCACATGTTGTGGAGCAAGCTATCCGCGATAAAGTAGACGAGGGGTATTCAGCACGTATGATGGCCGGATTCTGCTGGCCGTGGACCAAGCAGGCCGACGCTAACGGTGAGCTTCACAAGGATGTAGTCGTAGGCGATTACATACGGCCGTGGAATGCCGATGAAAAGACTAAGGGAATGCGACGTGGTATTCCTAAGTCACAGTATTGGGCTTACGAAGATGCTGGGATAGATCAGGTTGGATGTATCTATACCGCACAAGGCTTTGAGTTCGACTACGTGGGCGTTATTTTCGGGAATGACTTACGTTACAATCCAGACAAGGCTGAGTGGGAGGGCTTTCCGGAGAATTCGCACGACAGTCAGGTAAAAGGAGCTGATTACTTACAATTAGTAAAGAATACGTATCGTGTTCTATTAGGACGCGGTATGAAGGCCTGCTATGTGCATTTTATGGACAAGGAGACCGAGCGCTATTTTAGGAGTAGGATAAGAAAGTGATAATTTCACTTTGTGATTAATCGAGAATATCATGAAAGATGAATGGCTATGGCTATTGAAGAAATACACAGAAGAAGGAGCTCGCACAAAATTTGAAGACGTTTGTGAGTCTCTTTATAAAAAAAAATATCCAAGTGAAAACGTCAAAGGAGTTAGGGTAGTAGTTGGTGATGGTGGTATCGATGTTTTTATAGGAAATTTAGGAGCGGAGGCTATAAGAATAGTTCAATGTAAGTTCTTTATAAACGGAATCGGAGAATCTCAGAAAGATCAAATAAGAAAATCATTTAAAACGGTAATAGAATCCCCCCATTTTACCTGTCGTAGATGGATATTATGTCTTCCTATTAAATTATCCATAGATGAACACAAATGGTGGACGGGATGGAAAAATCGTCAGGAGAAAAAATATGGAAAAGGCTTCATTGAGTTAGAAGATGGTGCGGATTTAATCGATGATTTGAAAGAATTCAATCTGTATGATGAAGTTTTTCAGATGGATTTAAAGAATACTATTTCTGAGATCCATTCTAAGGTGACAGTAATGGATTTGAATCTATCCAAATTATATAGGTCTAATCCCACTCTTCCTGAAAAGCGTAACTATTTATTCAATGATAACTTAATCGATCGTACTGTGTCTTCTTTTTTAAATGAGGATAATACTACAGGTACATTATCAGAAGTCTTATCAAATGGTACAAGAGGGAAAGGGAAACGGATAGCTTTACTTAGTACCGCAGGATACGGAAAATCCACAGAGCTTCAGCAGTTAGCGGCGAGCAATTGTAACGAAGATAGTTGCTATTACCCAATTCTTTTTTACTTGCGAGATTATAATGGGCAAACTATATACTCTTGGCTCTCAGAAGCGGTAGGTAGTGAATGGGTAAATATTGAAAAAAGTACTTTACTCATCGTATTCGATGGGTTAGACGAAATTATGGAAAGCCATTTTCAGCATTTTATTAACGCAATAAATGATTTTATAACGCAACATGAATCAGTCAATGTCGTGATATCATCGCGTTTTAATTTTATTGCTCCGGATGAGCATTCACAGATTCGTAGTTTCGATTTTTACTTTTTGAATAAGTTATCAGAGGTAGAGATTGATGGTTTTTTAAATAAGAAACTTAGCTCTAAGAAAGATGATTTCTTGAAGGAGATAGATCGAGTCGGATTTAGTGATTATCTCGAAAATCCGTTCTATTTATCGAAGTTATTGTATATACAAAATCAGATTGGCATTGACGCTAAAAGCAATTTTCCAACGTCCAGGGGAGAATTGCTAAAAGAGATTCTCTTTGAGCGCTTGTCGAAAGATGGGATACGTTTTCGTGATAATGAGATAGCCGATGTATTATTCCCAATTGCCAAAAAATTAGCCTTTTGCATGTCAATGATGGGGTTGACAACTATTTCTGACAATAATGTTAAATCTATAGTCAAAAGCAAAAGAGAACGAGAAGATTTTAACAAGTTTTGTGCAATCAATAAGCAGATTAAAGGCCAGGTAGCTTGGTGGACATTTGAACATCGTAATATCCAAGAGTACTTGACCGCTGAAGTTTTATCAAAATTATCTCTCGAAAAGATAATTGAAATTGTTGCAATTGATAATAATAGAACCAAACTCTCTCCGAGATTATTGAATACGGTTTCATTCCTGTTCGAAATTATTGACCCTAAGGCAGCTTTATTTGAAGAGCTTTTGAATTGGCTTATCGAGAATGAACCAGAGTTTATATTACGTTTTGAAAGAGAACGGCTAAGTAGAGACAAAAGGCATTATATTTTTAAAAAAATATGGCACTTGTACAAGCATACAAAAAAAATGACTTTACGAATATCAGGTCACATAAAACTTGAGCAGTTAGCAGACTTTATAGAAATAGATGCATCATTAGTTGATTTTCTTTTAGAAGAGGTTTCTGGTTACCTCGATACGGGGCTGGCATATGATGCGCTTGACCTTATCGGTAGAATGCATAAACCATATGTGGTCCAGCAGAAAGTCAAGACTATTCTCATACCATTTCTCCGTGACAACAAGTACTCTGATTTTATTCATGGTGAAATTATTGCAACATTCATTGACCTTAAGTTTCTTAGTAAAGAGGATTTTGAGAACGTGCTTACCAATTTGAATGATAAGGAAGGTTTTGAGTCACGACAGGCATGTATCCGATTTCTCGTCCGTACTTCTTATTATAATGAATATGCGGACTTTATACTTTCGACGATTCCTATATATGATAAAGGACAAGCGCATACTAGCTATGGAGGAATAGATTCTTTACTTTGTCAATTGATTTGCAGATTCGATACAGAAGATTCGATATTGAAGGTATTAAAATTCTTAATAGCTAATCCAAAGCGGATACGTTTTCATTATAAATTAGGCTTCCAATTTGAGTTGAGTGATTTCAAAAAAATACTTAAGAACGCATCTATAGTGGGCGGGAATAACCACCAAATTATTTCAACTGTTTACAAGTTGCTCCATAAGGTGAAATATGTATGGACAAAGAAGGATTGGATGGAGCCTTTTGTCACTTTTTTTGCCCAAGTTAGTTCTACGGGGAAAGTTTTCAAAACTTTATATAAGTGGGATAGAGAGGCACGGCTTAGTTCTTATTTTCTTGATAATAGTTCTTGTGATTTTTTACTTGAGGAGTTTTTATCAAATAAGATTAGCGATACTGAACTAAATAATTATCTCGGTTGGAGTCGAATTTATTCGCCAGATCAGGTCTTATATTTTGAGACTATCATTAATAACCTTGGTGGGCAGGTTAAGATAGAGGACTATTTAAAAGACTATGCAATACTACAACAACATATAGCGATTAAAAACACCAAAATTTTACTTTCCGGAAAGGAAGAGTTATTTTCCGAGATTAGAAAAATGTATACTTTAATTGGTAAAGATAAAATCGCAAATACAGATTTGTATACAGCTGATCTCGAATGGTATAGTTCTTCTCTGGCATACAAAGCGATAAATAAAAAGTTGTTAAGAAGGTCTGAAGCTATCTCTTCCGAAGATCTTTGTGCAGAATACGCCGATGAAGAATGGGAATGGTTTAGAATATTTTCTATAAAAGCCTTGCTTAGTAACGAGGAGCAAAAAGCGCCAATTGATGAAAAGATAATGTTATTTATAAAAGATTGGTGTACAGAAAAGGTAAAAACGGTAAATTTTAAATATACTTATCAGGACTCAAAAGATAGGCGAGTATCAGTGAAACAAAAACAATCTGTAATTATCTCATTAATTGATTTAATAGACTTAGAATTGGAGGATAATCTGTGGTTGAAGCTTCTAGAGGCGGATGCTTCAGGTTATTTTGATACTACCGCTAATCTATCAGAAAAAATATTGAAAGGTGTAAAATGCCGAGAACAACTGATAGATGCGATTCTGAATAATATAAGAGAAGGAATGCTGTCGAAGTATGTTCAGTTAAATCATTTTAAACTATGTGGTGAACTAAAAATTATAGAAATTTTACCTGATTTATATACAGCCATTACAGAAGATAAGAGATTTGATGGGATAGATAAGAGAGAACTTACGAAAACCTATGTTCGACTTGGGGGAGAATTTACAGATTTTGTTGGTTTTTTGAGAATCCCTAATGATAAAAAAAGTCTCGAGGTTCAGGTGTCTTGGGAATGGTATCTTTTGATGGAACTGAAGTCGACTAATCCTGATCGAGTTAAAGAACTTCTTTGCGAGTCCTTTAGCTCAGCTAAAACGTCTTTTGACTTGAAAAAGTTGTGTGCTGTGGAATTGATTCTTATGGGCAATATAGAAGCCCTTCAGTTTTGGTGTGATTGTCTATTGGAGGAGAGAGAATCATTTATCGGTGATGGATATGAAAAGCTGTCGTCGGGAATTAAAACGATGCCATCGTCCGAAGTGATTTCACTTTTGCTAGATGTTTTAACTCGAGTTTATGACGAAGAGATTTACCTAGAACTCAAATGGCCAGATTCCATTGAAGACAAAATCTATACTTGGCTCGATGCTTTATCTGAAAATAATGAAGTACTATTCGATATTATCTCAAATAAATTATTAGAAATTGTGGCTATTTTCAGTTGTAATACGGATTTGTCTTATGCTATACGCTATAGATATGAGCGATTTTGTCAGTTTTTCTATAGTCGGAAGAAGCGTGAATGCACCTTGTCAGAGGCTGTAAACCTATTTCAGGAGGTTAATTCTATATAGTCCGGGAGGATAATATTGTAGATCAAGTCAGCCGAATTTTCTATTTTCGAATAGACAAAAAAAAGAGAGATCATCTTCACACGAAACCCGGAACAAAGAAATATCGGTGTGGCTTTTTAGTTTATTCTAATTAACTTAATACCATCTTCTGGTTATCAGAGGTTTCATTTTTTAAAATTTTTGTTGAAAGTTGTTGTCTTAATTTGAAGTTCATTATATTCGATTAGCGAATGAAAAACAGCAGGATCAGAATCAGTTTTGGTTATAGCTGATTTTATGTTGACAATAACTAACTAGTTCAATTAACGATAGTATGAGTTGTTTTTGGATGCTCATGCCCCTCAAATCAGTGATATGACTTATTTCTCTTCGAACTATCCCAGGATAAATTACCCTATAAGCGAAGCCAATAGCCCAGGCTTACGTAATGCTCAAATTGGTGCCATTCATGCCATAGGCGCGCACTTTGCCTTACATGAAGAAGATCCAGCCTTGGTAATTATGCCGACTGGTTCTGGAAAAACAGCGGTGTTAAATCTTTCGGCCTACCTGCTAAGGGCAAAACGTGTGCTGGTCATCAGTTCCAGTGTAATGGTTAGGGGGCAAATTAAAAATGAATTTTCAACCCTAAAAACTCTTAAGGAGTCGAAGGTGTTTCATACTGATCTAGACACACCTAGAGTGAAAGAGATAAAGTCGCCAATTAAATCTGCTGAAGAATGGGCTACATTTGCAGATTTCGAAGTCGTTGTTGGTATCCCTAACAGCATCAACGAGGGCATTGCCGTGTTACCAGACTCTGAACTATTTGATTTGGTACTGGTAGATGAGGCGCACCATGTACCTGCATTTACTTGGTCAAATATTGTTCGTGCATTTCCCAGAGCAAAAAAGATTTTTTTTACAGCGACACCTTTTCGTAGGGATAAAAAAGAAATAGAAGGGCGCATGGCTTTTAATTACCCTCTAGCTAAAGCCTATGAGGACAAAATATTCGGAGAAATTGGTTATTATCCTGTGATTACTGACGGTCAAAATCCTGATTTAGCAATTGCTAAAGCCACCGAAAAGGTCTTTAATGAAGATACAGCTGTTGGTCTTCGTCATTACATCATGGTCAGAACAGAAACAAAGGAGCATGCCCAAGTACTGAGCGAATTGTATGAAAGCCAGACAACCTTACGGCTTCAAAAAATTGATAGCACAAAGACTTATACTTTTATTAACAAAACTATTGCCAAACTCAGAGGCGGTGAACTGGACGGCATCATTTGCGTGGATATGCTTGGAGAGGGATTTGACTTTCCAAACCTAAAAATTGCAGCCATACACAGTCCAAAAAAATCATTGGCCAATACCTTACAATTTATAGGACGGTTTGCTAGAACTAATGCTGAAAATATCGGTGAAGCTAAATTTTTGGCAGTGCCAAATGATATTGAGATTGGCAAAAGAAAGCTTTACGCAGAAGGTGCAGTTTGGAATGATATCATCAAAAATCTAAGTCAGGAAGTCATGGATGCTGAAGATGAAGTAAAGCAGGCAATTGATTCCTTTCATTATGAAACTACTCAGGCCAATGCGGAAGAGATTTCCTTTTATAATTTGAATCCCTATTGCCATGTTAAGATTTATAAAGCAGAAGGAATAGATCTAAATGGGGAATTGATGCTGTCCGGTCAGCAAACCATTCACCATGCCATTAGTACAGAGCTCAATACTGTTATATTTATTACCAAAGAAACGGAGAAGCCCAAATGGATTTTGTCCGATGAGCTTTTGAATGTAAAGCATTATTTCTTTTTGGTCTATTATGATGAACCGACCAAATTGCTTTTCTTGCATTCTTCTATCAAAACACCGCAATTCTATGACAATATGGTGGAAGTCTTTGCAGTGGGAGACTATACAAGGGTTTCTAAATACCAAATAAACAAAGTATTGTTAGATATTGTAAACCCCGAGTTTTTCAATATTGGTATGTTAAACCGTTCTGCACATAGTGGAGAATCGTATCGAATCACAGCGGGGCCAAATGCAGAGACAACAATCAAGAAAAGCCATAGCAAGAATTATGCGAATGGACACGTATTTATGAAGGGTAATACCGCGGGTAATAAAATGACAGTTGGTTACAGCAGTGCTTCTAAGGTTTGGAGCAATGCTTATGAGAAAATTCCCAATTATGTCAAATGGTGTCAGGTTCTAGCTGCTAAAATTGTCAGTACGAGGGAGGTGAAAACAAATACTGCCTTTGACGACTTGCCAATCGGTAAAGTAGTAGACAGCTTCCCTTTGCCGGCCCATGGTGCCACTTGGAACAATACGACGTTTAGTGAACCTCCTTTATTATACAAATTGGAAGATGACGAAATAGTCGAGACGTATCAGTTGCTGGATTTTGATATTGAACTTGATAAGGCTAATAGCACTTTGAATATTCTGCTCTTTGAACTGATTTTCCAGGGCATTCAACTGAAGTTAAGTTACGACTTTGATAATTATTTCCTGTATGTGGAGGAGCCTGATTTTGAATTTATTGTAGAAGAGGCGGGGCATCAGATTCCATTACTGGATTACCTTGATGAATGCCCGCTTCAAATCTATTTGGATGATTTTGCAACAATTGGCAATCATGAATATTATGCGCCACCAAGTGATGCGAATTTTCATTTTGATAACAGTAAAATTCAGGCATTCAGTTGGGCAAATACCGATGTAAAGCGAGAATTCTACAGTACTACTGCCCAAAAGGCTGGTAATGGTAACCTGAATTCTATTCATGAAACTTTACAGGCTAAATTGATGGCAGATAATTACACACTACTTATTTATGATCATGGTCAAGGGGAAGTAGCAGATTTTGTTTCTTTTATGGACTTACCGGATCGTGTAGAAATTAATCTTTATCACATTAAGGGTTCAGGTGGTAATGCTGCGGGTGATCGTGTGAATGACGTTTATGAAGTCTGTATGCAAGCCGTGAAATCACAAGTATGGACTGTTAACCGTCAATCCTTTAATCATAAGATTTTGCAGAGAACCAATGGAAATCTACACAAATTTTTAGCCGGGAATCATGCCATATTCCAGGCTCTAATGTCTAATGGTAAAAGATTACAGTTTCTCTTTACCATTGTACAACCTGGTATATCACAGGCTACTTTTAGTCCAAAGTTGAGCTACATATTAGCGGCTGCAGATGATTCCATTACCAATAGCGGCTACCTGCCTATGCTTGTCATTGGTTCATAGTGGATAACCATTCTAATTGATCTCCGTTCACTAATGTAAATATTCATTTTTTACAATTATTAATTGTAGAATAAATACTACTATAGCAGATATTCGAGTGAAGATTTTGGAAATCTAAATAAAACTGTATATATGAATGATTGACTAAATATACCGGAAGATTCCTACAAGAAAATAATGAATAGTACTGTGGATTTATAATGTATTGAGTGCATATAACTATATTTAGCAAATTAAATAAATCGCCCGTGCAAATACTTTATATATACTTTAAAGAGTTAAATGGCATCCTTGAACAAGGACTGAATTTTGGAGGTGTCTCGTCCTGAAAAAACTTTACAGAGACACTGCAAGACGACACAACCGAAGGTACTGAGCGAAGCTAGAGTTTAGTTATTGTGGACAGTTATTTTTTCAGAAGCGAAAAGTACTTTAGTTCCAATCGGTAAAGTGGATTTCTTCCTGATATTTTTTCTTCAATCATTTCAATCAGCTCTTTGTCCTCAAGTAAAATAATTAGTTTTCCTTCCTTTAGTAGGTCTTTTTGTTGATCTTGAAGAGAATGTTTGCCGCCTAATCTTGAGAGTATTAGGATGAAATTTCCCGTCGTTCCATTTAGATATTTAGATGTTGAATACATAGTGTCAAAATCAATTTCGTTTTTATAGTTTTTAAATTCAACTATTAAAATTTTAGAGTTGAAATCCATATTG encodes:
- a CDS encoding DUF2075 domain-containing protein; amino-acid sequence: MRLYAGSAGDFISLNTDNKLVDILRGQFLKQFGYSPSHNESMSWRNSLFRLSYIMERQNLESQGVMVEYKLPLSAKRIDVVIYGRDEQQNKQAVIIELKQWEKCEFTDYDSDYVLTWVGGGHRSVLHPSVQVGNYLYYLKENNSAFYQEKDPIQVSACSYLHNYNISSDTTLQDSRFQEAVKRFPIYGSEDSSQISAFIYNRVGSGEGMTILEEVEHSKIRPSKKLLKQVSGVIKQKLKGELQLFGQVKSKGDYILLDEQLIVYDAVMSIAKKAKAKEKHAIIVKGGAGTGKSVVGLQLLADLTASNINAHYATGSRSFTETLRKILGRDSASLLKYFMSYGDVEPNSIDVLLMDEAHRIRERTGYPFKSTGRLQVEDLLRAARVSVFFIDDFQAVRRGEIGQSIFIRQQAEKMGCTVLEYNLESQFRNGGSEKYSQWIDHTLHIRETATTEWKQEDNFEFQIMDSPHVVEQAIRDKVDEGYSARMMAGFCWPWTKQADANGELHKDVVVGDYIRPWNADEKTKGMRRGIPKSQYWAYEDAGIDQVGCIYTAQGFEFDYVGVIFGNDLRYNPDKAEWEGFPENSHDSQVKGADYLQLVKNTYRVLLGRGMKACYVHFMDKETERYFRSRIRK
- a CDS encoding NACHT domain-containing protein, which gives rise to MKDEWLWLLKKYTEEGARTKFEDVCESLYKKKYPSENVKGVRVVVGDGGIDVFIGNLGAEAIRIVQCKFFINGIGESQKDQIRKSFKTVIESPHFTCRRWILCLPIKLSIDEHKWWTGWKNRQEKKYGKGFIELEDGADLIDDLKEFNLYDEVFQMDLKNTISEIHSKVTVMDLNLSKLYRSNPTLPEKRNYLFNDNLIDRTVSSFLNEDNTTGTLSEVLSNGTRGKGKRIALLSTAGYGKSTELQQLAASNCNEDSCYYPILFYLRDYNGQTIYSWLSEAVGSEWVNIEKSTLLIVFDGLDEIMESHFQHFINAINDFITQHESVNVVISSRFNFIAPDEHSQIRSFDFYFLNKLSEVEIDGFLNKKLSSKKDDFLKEIDRVGFSDYLENPFYLSKLLYIQNQIGIDAKSNFPTSRGELLKEILFERLSKDGIRFRDNEIADVLFPIAKKLAFCMSMMGLTTISDNNVKSIVKSKREREDFNKFCAINKQIKGQVAWWTFEHRNIQEYLTAEVLSKLSLEKIIEIVAIDNNRTKLSPRLLNTVSFLFEIIDPKAALFEELLNWLIENEPEFILRFERERLSRDKRHYIFKKIWHLYKHTKKMTLRISGHIKLEQLADFIEIDASLVDFLLEEVSGYLDTGLAYDALDLIGRMHKPYVVQQKVKTILIPFLRDNKYSDFIHGEIIATFIDLKFLSKEDFENVLTNLNDKEGFESRQACIRFLVRTSYYNEYADFILSTIPIYDKGQAHTSYGGIDSLLCQLICRFDTEDSILKVLKFLIANPKRIRFHYKLGFQFELSDFKKILKNASIVGGNNHQIISTVYKLLHKVKYVWTKKDWMEPFVTFFAQVSSTGKVFKTLYKWDREARLSSYFLDNSSCDFLLEEFLSNKISDTELNNYLGWSRIYSPDQVLYFETIINNLGGQVKIEDYLKDYAILQQHIAIKNTKILLSGKEELFSEIRKMYTLIGKDKIANTDLYTADLEWYSSSLAYKAINKKLLRRSEAISSEDLCAEYADEEWEWFRIFSIKALLSNEEQKAPIDEKIMLFIKDWCTEKVKTVNFKYTYQDSKDRRVSVKQKQSVIISLIDLIDLELEDNLWLKLLEADASGYFDTTANLSEKILKGVKCREQLIDAILNNIREGMLSKYVQLNHFKLCGELKIIEILPDLYTAITEDKRFDGIDKRELTKTYVRLGGEFTDFVGFLRIPNDKKSLEVQVSWEWYLLMELKSTNPDRVKELLCESFSSAKTSFDLKKLCAVELILMGNIEALQFWCDCLLEERESFIGDGYEKLSSGIKTMPSSEVISLLLDVLTRVYDEEIYLELKWPDSIEDKIYTWLDALSENNEVLFDIISNKLLEIVAIFSCNTDLSYAIRYRYERFCQFFYSRKKRECTLSEAVNLFQEVNSI
- a CDS encoding DEAD/DEAH box helicase; translated protein: MTYFSSNYPRINYPISEANSPGLRNAQIGAIHAIGAHFALHEEDPALVIMPTGSGKTAVLNLSAYLLRAKRVLVISSSVMVRGQIKNEFSTLKTLKESKVFHTDLDTPRVKEIKSPIKSAEEWATFADFEVVVGIPNSINEGIAVLPDSELFDLVLVDEAHHVPAFTWSNIVRAFPRAKKIFFTATPFRRDKKEIEGRMAFNYPLAKAYEDKIFGEIGYYPVITDGQNPDLAIAKATEKVFNEDTAVGLRHYIMVRTETKEHAQVLSELYESQTTLRLQKIDSTKTYTFINKTIAKLRGGELDGIICVDMLGEGFDFPNLKIAAIHSPKKSLANTLQFIGRFARTNAENIGEAKFLAVPNDIEIGKRKLYAEGAVWNDIIKNLSQEVMDAEDEVKQAIDSFHYETTQANAEEISFYNLNPYCHVKIYKAEGIDLNGELMLSGQQTIHHAISTELNTVIFITKETEKPKWILSDELLNVKHYFFLVYYDEPTKLLFLHSSIKTPQFYDNMVEVFAVGDYTRVSKYQINKVLLDIVNPEFFNIGMLNRSAHSGESYRITAGPNAETTIKKSHSKNYANGHVFMKGNTAGNKMTVGYSSASKVWSNAYEKIPNYVKWCQVLAAKIVSTREVKTNTAFDDLPIGKVVDSFPLPAHGATWNNTTFSEPPLLYKLEDDEIVETYQLLDFDIELDKANSTLNILLFELIFQGIQLKLSYDFDNYFLYVEEPDFEFIVEEAGHQIPLLDYLDECPLQIYLDDFATIGNHEYYAPPSDANFHFDNSKIQAFSWANTDVKREFYSTTAQKAGNGNLNSIHETLQAKLMADNYTLLIYDHGQGEVADFVSFMDLPDRVEINLYHIKGSGGNAAGDRVNDVYEVCMQAVKSQVWTVNRQSFNHKILQRTNGNLHKFLAGNHAIFQALMSNGKRLQFLFTIVQPGISQATFSPKLSYILAAADDSITNSGYLPMLVIGS